CGTTTACCCGGGGCGGACAAGCCATCATGGAGTCCATGTTCAAAAAGCCGTTGAGCGACAGGACCGCGATCCAACAGCGGATCAACATCATTTCCGCCTTCGCGGAGCTGAATGCCACGTTCCCCTTCGACGGCGCTACCCTGGATAACGTCGAGAAGTACATCACGTACGACGACAACCTGGACGGCGGTTCCAAAGTTACCCTCAGCGAGAAGGAGACCCAGAACGGCATCGCTGCCGTGGTGCGCCTGTTCCATACCCTCCGGCAGTACGTCGCCAATGGTGAGCTGGGCGGCGTGCCGGAACTGGAAGCCGATCGGATGGCGGTATCCGTCCTGTTGCAGGACCCGGCTTTCGCGCCGGTATTCAACGAGCAGCCGGATGCCCGCCTGTCTTTCGGCGCCGTGACTGCGTTCGACGTGCTGATCCGCGTGAAGGAAAAGCGAAAAGTGCTGGAGCTGCTGCGGTTCATTTATCACCTGGATGTTTACATCTCGGTGGCGCGCGTAGCGTTGCAGCACAGCATGGTATTTCCCAAGGTTCACCCGAAGGGGACGGCCATCCTGCATGTTGCCGGCGTGTACCACCCGCTGCTGAAGCATGCAGTGCCCAACACCCTGGAAATGCCGCCGGCGCGCAACCTGGTGTTCCTCACAGGAGCCAATATGGCGGGTAAATCCACGTTCCTGCGCTCTTTTAGCACCGCCGTGTATATCGCCCACATGGGCTTCCCGGTGGCCGCGGCGGCTATGGAATTCTCCGTGCTGGATGGCGTTTATACCACCATCAACCTACCCGACAACCTCGGCATCGGCGCCAGCCACTTCTACGCGGAAGTGCTGCGGGTGAAGAAAATCGCCCTGGAACTCAGCGCCGGGAAATCCCTGTTTGTCCTGTTCGACGAACTGTTCCGCGGCACCAACGTGAAAGACGCGCTCGAGGGCACCCTGGCCGTATGCAGCGCGTTCACCAACCGGAAAGCGAGCAAGTTCATCATCTCCTCCCACATCATCGAAGCAGCAGACGAACTGCGGAAGAAGGATAGCGCGGCATTCTATTACCTGCCCACCCGGATGAACGGCGCCGTACCCGAGTATACCTACACCTTGCAGGAAGGGGTGACCAACGACAAACATGGCATGATCATCATCAGCAACGAAGGGATCCTGGAGATTCTGAAGCAGGGAAATAAAGGTGGTAAACGGCTAAACAAGCAATTATGAGTTTTAAAATAGATCGCCAATCGGTTGGGGAACTGAACCTCATGGGGAAGTTCCGGCAGGGATCGGTGTATTTCCTGTTCAATAAAGTCAAAACCCGCATCGGCGAAAAGCTGATGGACGAGATGTTTTCCCATCCGCTCACGGATGCGGCGGCTATCAACCGCCGCGCGGCCATCTTCCAGTATTTCGAGCGGGAAAGCACCGCCTTCCCGTTTGAAGCCGACCAGGTCGCCCTCATGCGCGAATTCATCGACGGCGCGGCGGGTAAGTCGCAATTAGCGACCACTGCAGACACCTGGATGATGAAAATGCTGGCCAGCGTGGCGAAAGATGGCCGCTATAAGAACATCCTGCTGCAGCTGCAGGCCACGATCGTAACGCTTAAGAAGTGCTTCGGGTTGCTGG
Above is a genomic segment from Chitinophaga pollutisoli containing:
- a CDS encoding MutS-related protein, which produces MYLQTDTQTMEDLRLFSKADTQGIYDIYNQSFTRGGQAIMESMFKKPLSDRTAIQQRINIISAFAELNATFPFDGATLDNVEKYITYDDNLDGGSKVTLSEKETQNGIAAVVRLFHTLRQYVANGELGGVPELEADRMAVSVLLQDPAFAPVFNEQPDARLSFGAVTAFDVLIRVKEKRKVLELLRFIYHLDVYISVARVALQHSMVFPKVHPKGTAILHVAGVYHPLLKHAVPNTLEMPPARNLVFLTGANMAGKSTFLRSFSTAVYIAHMGFPVAAAAMEFSVLDGVYTTINLPDNLGIGASHFYAEVLRVKKIALELSAGKSLFVLFDELFRGTNVKDALEGTLAVCSAFTNRKASKFIISSHIIEAADELRKKDSAAFYYLPTRMNGAVPEYTYTLQEGVTNDKHGMIIISNEGILEILKQGNKGGKRLNKQL